A stretch of Melospiza georgiana isolate bMelGeo1 unplaced genomic scaffold, bMelGeo1.pri scaffold_29, whole genome shotgun sequence DNA encodes these proteins:
- the LOC131096486 gene encoding olfactory receptor 14A16-like, whose translation MSNSSSIRHFLLLALADTRQLQLLHFCLLLAISLAALLGNGLIISAVACGHHLHTPMFFFLLNLALTDLGSICTTVPKAMHNSLWDTRNISYTGFAAQLFFFMFFMSAEYFLLTIMCYDRYVSICKPLHYGTLLGSRACAHMAAAAWASAFLNALLHTANTFSLPLCHGNAVGQFFCEIPQILKLSCSKSCLRELEIIAVSVCLVFGCFVFIVVTYVQIFRAVLRIPSEQGRHKAFSTCLPHLAVVSLFVSTSAFAYLKPPSMSSPSLDLALSVLYSVVPPALNPLIYSLRNKELKTDMWRLMTG comes from the coding sequence atgtccaacagcagctccatcaggcacttcctcctgctggcattggcagacacgcggcagctgcagctcctgcacttctgcctcttgctggccatctccctggctgccctcctgggcaacggcctcatcatcagcgccgtagcctgcggccaccacctgcacacgcccatgttcttcttcctgctcaacctggccctcactgacctgggctccatctgcaccactgtccccaaagccatgcacaattccctctgggacaccaggaacatctcctacacGGGAtttgctgctcagctctttttctttatgttcttcATGTCAGCAGAGTATttcctcctgaccatcatgtgctacgaccgctacgtgtccatctgcaaacccctgcactacgggaccctcctgggcagcagagcttgtgcccacatggcagcagctgcctgggccagtgcctttctcaatgctctgctgcacacagccaatacattttccctacccctgtgccatggcaatgccgtgggccagttcttctgtgaaatcccccagatcctcaagctctcctgctccaaatcctgcCTCAGGGAACTTGAGATCATTGCAGTTAGTGTCTGTTTGGtatttggctgttttgtgtttATTGTTGTTACCTATGTACAGattttcagggctgtgctgaggatcccctctgagcagggaagacacaaagccttttccacctgcctccctcacttGGCTGTGGTTTCCTTGTTTGTCAGCACTTCAGCATTTGCttacctgaagcccccctccatgtcctccccatccctggatctggccctgtcagttctgtactcggtggtgcctccagccctgaaccccctcatctacagcctgaggaacaaGGAGCTCAAGACTGACAtgtggagactgatgactggataG